From Silurus meridionalis isolate SWU-2019-XX chromosome 14, ASM1480568v1, whole genome shotgun sequence, a single genomic window includes:
- the cbx4 gene encoding E3 SUMO-protein ligase CBX4 isoform X1, with amino-acid sequence MDLPAVGEHVFAVEGIEKKRIRKGRTEYLVKWRGWSPRYNTWEPEENILDPRLLVAFQNRERQEQQMGYRKRGPKPKHLLIQLPAFARRSSILADLQETSLDEENQFKVDSLQMHRSQPQHYQLNSKKHHQYQPNNMEIPAEAHTNGKKKHFYQLNSKKHHHYQPDPKMYDQQTTKPKEVKGHDPSIKGWNLPPALQQKWVRDKDTGSLNKVKDLSMEPKQLPIPTNKEDQMEKTTSKDPMLSSGISSKMKIIRNKNKNGRIVIVMSKYMDNGVQPSKVKNRDSSGTEKPKQPEESINGNAAGLLKVTAEQENGADNHSGDSACVTCEFVHKVPHKKFELSKAKLNTEAGHRTEQEVNKINLSHNNSLQPSSKTSSSPISVGEDTPSQKDSSHNLSHRKRNLSEPNKADSNCKKFFSSRSISAPNPVIFSPQREPIDLHCSGQITSGGYNYNVTDTIPDEPIDLSCGRTRLHAEAATESNVAVDATPECSEKSEEPVSFFKPFSGNIIITDVTTNCLTVTFKEYVSI; translated from the exons ATGGATCTACCTGCCGTCGGAGAGCATGTCTTCGCGGTGGAGGGCATTGAGAAGAAGCGCATACGGaag GGAAGAACGGAGTATCTGGTGAAGTGGAGAGGATGGTCGCCGAG aTATAACACATGGGAACCGGAGGAGAACATCCTCGACCCGCGTCTTCTCGTCGCCTTCCAAAACAG agagagacaggaacagCAGATGGGTTATCGTAAAAGAGGGCCCAAACCCAAACATCTTCTGATCCAG TTACCGGCATTTGCAAGGAGGTCCAGCATCCTTGCTGATCTTCAGGAGACATCCCTAGATGAAGAGAACCAGTTTAAAGTGGATTCTCTTCAGATGCACCGGTCACAGCCTCAGCATTACCAGCTCAATAGCAAAAAACATCACCAGTACCAGCCCAACAACATGGAGATCCCAGCAGAAGCTCACACCAATGGAAAAAAGAAGCACTTCTATCAGCTAAACAGCAAGAAGCACCATCATTACCAACCAGACCCTAAGATGTATGACCAGCAAACCACAAAGCCGAAAGAGGTTAAAGGGCATGACCCGTCTATTAAAGGGTGGAACCTCCCTCCAGCCTTGCAACAGAAATGGGTACGTGACAAGGACACTGGTAGCTTGaataaagtgaaagatctttCTATGGAGCCTAAGCAACTGCCTATTCCCACTAACAAAGAAGACCAAATGGAAAAAACAACCTCAAAGGATCCCATGCTTTCCAGTGGCATCAGTAGTAAGATGAAGATCATcaggaacaaaaacaaaaatggccGAATTGTCATTGTCATGAGCAAGTACATGGATAATGGTGTCCAGCCTTCCAAAGTAAAAAACAGGGATTCTTCTGGAACAGAGAAACCAAAACAACCCGAGGAGTCTATAAACGGCAACGCGGCGGGTCTTCTGAAAGTGACAGCAGAGCAGGAGAATGGTGCTGATAACCACTCAGGAGACAGTGCATGTGTTACTTGTGAATTTGTTCACAAAGTGCCTCACAAAAAGTTTGAGCTCTCAAAAGCAAAATTGAACACTGAGGCAGgtcacagaacagaacaagAGGTGAATAAGATCAATTTATCACACAACAACTCTTTGCAACCATCCTCCAAAACGAGCTCTTCACCCATTTCTGTTGGGGAAGACACTCCATCGCAAAAGGACTCCAGCCACAATCTCAGTCATCGTAAACGGAACCTGTCAGAACCCAACAAGGCTGACAGTAATTGTAAGAAGTTCTTCAGCTCCAGAAGTATCAGTGCTCCCAATCCGGTCATTTTTTCTCCTCAGAGAGAACCCATAGACCTGCACTGTTCTGGCCAAATCACAAGTGGGGGCTACAATTACAATGTTACTGACACCATTCCGGATGAACCAATCGACTTAAGCTGTGGAAGGACTAGGCTTCACGCAGAAGCTGCCACAGAGTCCAACGTCGCAGTGGATGCCACACCTGAGTGTTCGGAAAAGTCAGAAGAACCAGTCAGCTTTTTTAAGCCATTTTCAGGTAACATCATCATTACGGATGTCACCACAAACTGTCTGACTGTGACCTTTAAGGAGTACGTCTCCATTTAA
- the cbx4 gene encoding E3 SUMO-protein ligase CBX4 isoform X2, giving the protein MGYRKRGPKPKHLLIQLPAFARRSSILADLQETSLDEENQFKVDSLQMHRSQPQHYQLNSKKHHQYQPNNMEIPAEAHTNGKKKHFYQLNSKKHHHYQPDPKMYDQQTTKPKEVKGHDPSIKGWNLPPALQQKWVRDKDTGSLNKVKDLSMEPKQLPIPTNKEDQMEKTTSKDPMLSSGISSKMKIIRNKNKNGRIVIVMSKYMDNGVQPSKVKNRDSSGTEKPKQPEESINGNAAGLLKVTAEQENGADNHSGDSACVTCEFVHKVPHKKFELSKAKLNTEAGHRTEQEVNKINLSHNNSLQPSSKTSSSPISVGEDTPSQKDSSHNLSHRKRNLSEPNKADSNCKKFFSSRSISAPNPVIFSPQREPIDLHCSGQITSGGYNYNVTDTIPDEPIDLSCGRTRLHAEAATESNVAVDATPECSEKSEEPVSFFKPFSGNIIITDVTTNCLTVTFKEYVSI; this is encoded by the exons ATGGGTTATCGTAAAAGAGGGCCCAAACCCAAACATCTTCTGATCCAG TTACCGGCATTTGCAAGGAGGTCCAGCATCCTTGCTGATCTTCAGGAGACATCCCTAGATGAAGAGAACCAGTTTAAAGTGGATTCTCTTCAGATGCACCGGTCACAGCCTCAGCATTACCAGCTCAATAGCAAAAAACATCACCAGTACCAGCCCAACAACATGGAGATCCCAGCAGAAGCTCACACCAATGGAAAAAAGAAGCACTTCTATCAGCTAAACAGCAAGAAGCACCATCATTACCAACCAGACCCTAAGATGTATGACCAGCAAACCACAAAGCCGAAAGAGGTTAAAGGGCATGACCCGTCTATTAAAGGGTGGAACCTCCCTCCAGCCTTGCAACAGAAATGGGTACGTGACAAGGACACTGGTAGCTTGaataaagtgaaagatctttCTATGGAGCCTAAGCAACTGCCTATTCCCACTAACAAAGAAGACCAAATGGAAAAAACAACCTCAAAGGATCCCATGCTTTCCAGTGGCATCAGTAGTAAGATGAAGATCATcaggaacaaaaacaaaaatggccGAATTGTCATTGTCATGAGCAAGTACATGGATAATGGTGTCCAGCCTTCCAAAGTAAAAAACAGGGATTCTTCTGGAACAGAGAAACCAAAACAACCCGAGGAGTCTATAAACGGCAACGCGGCGGGTCTTCTGAAAGTGACAGCAGAGCAGGAGAATGGTGCTGATAACCACTCAGGAGACAGTGCATGTGTTACTTGTGAATTTGTTCACAAAGTGCCTCACAAAAAGTTTGAGCTCTCAAAAGCAAAATTGAACACTGAGGCAGgtcacagaacagaacaagAGGTGAATAAGATCAATTTATCACACAACAACTCTTTGCAACCATCCTCCAAAACGAGCTCTTCACCCATTTCTGTTGGGGAAGACACTCCATCGCAAAAGGACTCCAGCCACAATCTCAGTCATCGTAAACGGAACCTGTCAGAACCCAACAAGGCTGACAGTAATTGTAAGAAGTTCTTCAGCTCCAGAAGTATCAGTGCTCCCAATCCGGTCATTTTTTCTCCTCAGAGAGAACCCATAGACCTGCACTGTTCTGGCCAAATCACAAGTGGGGGCTACAATTACAATGTTACTGACACCATTCCGGATGAACCAATCGACTTAAGCTGTGGAAGGACTAGGCTTCACGCAGAAGCTGCCACAGAGTCCAACGTCGCAGTGGATGCCACACCTGAGTGTTCGGAAAAGTCAGAAGAACCAGTCAGCTTTTTTAAGCCATTTTCAGGTAACATCATCATTACGGATGTCACCACAAACTGTCTGACTGTGACCTTTAAGGAGTACGTCTCCATTTAA